CTAATGCTCTTTCCAGATGTGTTATACTGAGAACAATTGACTAAACTAGATGATGTCCCGCGCGTTGCTGGGAACCTTGTTAAAACAAATGTATAAATAGATGCTTGAAATTAAAAAGATAGAAATGTAAAAGTGTCTTAGTTTAcattaaaaacaataaaacctaAGAAGTACGAAGTATGTGATAAAACGAtgtataaaaagaaaaaacttttcCCCGGAAAAGAATACATGATTGAATTGATAAATTAATAACCCCTCCGATCCAGCTTTGTGTATATACGCATGTTTGTCgtaactttgtctagataaaAATGTGTCTAGATGTGTTTCAGTGTGTAGGAGTACAACAGTGCAAATGTAAACATGCATGGCTGGCTTGAAAAATAGACATGCATGGCTGGCTTGAAAAAAAGACATGAATGACTTATAAAAAGAGACACCCCCCTCACCCCTACGAAAAAAGAAGACATGATTGAATTGATGTCATGGTTTGAAATGATAGATTAATGTAAACgaatacatgcatggcttaAATAAAACACACATGATTTGATGGGTGACATGTTTTGCATGACAATGTGGTGAGCCTGTTGTCATGCTTGTATGTTGATAGAATTAAGTAGGGGGGCTCCTATTTAGTTATAGAAGATAAATGCATGGCGTTGCTCACATGAAGTTGCTGGAATAAATTAGATAAGTCATAAAAAACCGTAGTAATTTTGAATTGATGAAATTGATTTGTAAATAACTCAGGGTTGCTATAATTAATTCAAACTTTCCGTTAGACACAACGTGGAACTAATGAACTAAGTTTTAGTTAATTTACTTTTAATAATTAATGGTGGCATTGGCCGGTAATTAAATGCATGGTTGATGTGAGACGTTGGATTTGCCTGACTTAATGTTTTTGGATTCTCTACCACAACAGCAGTATACACATGCTCCCTACAATCCTTAAATATATGGCATATTTTGAAcatttgatcacaaattagtctattaatatatgttttttgaactaaaattgatatcattgtttATAGTTATGATTTGTATCTTATAAGTCATACGTTGATGAAGTGACTATTGATCAAAAACTCCATGAAAGGAGACAAAATACACTCTATTTTGAGGAACAAATGGACTAAGCCCGTTAAGACGCAGGCTGGACCGTGCCGACCCATTGACCGGCTATACGTAAGACACAAGTGGGCACGTTCCCATGTAGACTTTCTGTTGATTAACCTACATTATAACTGAGATTGTTATGGGAGGCATGACATCATCCCATTGCCTCAAAATTTGGagaaagggaaaggaaaaaagaaaagcatcCCGCGTCAAATTTTCTTAAGTAGCGTTTGGTCCAGAGTAACGTGGAATGAAATTGAATGGAAAATTTATATTTCTATTAGAATGTATTGGGTAATGGAACGGTTCTAGTTTTTTTACATTCTAAAAGCAAACATTTGAACCACCAACtgatttctatttttttttcaataaaatGGTTAAACATATTAGGTGAAtattcttttttgagaaatcaAATGGTTCCATTCTGGTttcatgtattttatgaaccAAACATAAAGACGATGCTCAGTTATGAAATAATCATTACATTTCAGCATCTTCTAAAAACCAAACACTACCTTGCTCCTTGCTCGCTTATCTTGGCTTGGAATGAAATTGAGAAAGCAGAAAAAGAGCAACAACAAAGGAAAACACGTTGTAAGCGTTTATTAGTTCCGAGCTGTGCGCCGCAGGCATCATCTCTCAGCCCACCATGACACGCCGACCGAAGATCCAACTGAACCTGACCGGTTTGAGCTCGCTGCGGGCCGCCCTCCGCTGGGCCAGACCCTCCATCCTCCGGATCCTGGACGGCAGCCCGCACCCGTAGTCCTGCGCGGCCCGGCCCTCGCCGGACAGCCCGCGGTCGAGCTCCGGCACCCGCCACCTGCGCACGAAGTGCTCCACCAGGTGGCCGTAGTCCCTCGCCGTGTGCACGCCGGCGCGCTGCGCAACGGCAGAGAATCTCGCGAACaggctgtcgtcgtcgtcgtcctggCCGTCCGACATGAGCAGCCCCGGCATGGTTACCTTGCCGCGCATGACGCACCATGCCGTCAGGGTCCAGCTCGAAGAGCCTGCCGACACCCTGGTGTAGCCCGCCTCGTGCCGCTTCTCGTCGGCCGCGATGACGCCGCAGATCCTGGCGAGCGCCCCGTCGCCGTGCTGCCTGGCCAGCCTCCCCGTGTGGCCGTGCGAGACGAAGGTCGCGCGCTCCTGGAACGCGCCGTAGATCACGCTGTGGTACGGGCTCTTGGGCACCACCATTCCCTTCATTTTGCAACATAAAAACTACTGTAGTCAAGAGTCAAGACTAGATGTAATGGCAGTCCCTAGTAATGAATGTATGCTCGTAGTACTACGTAATTGTCTCGTACCATGCCGTtgcggaggaggtggtggacgGTGGCCTCGACCTGGCGCATGTCGACGCGGCCGGAGAGGTAGAGGTAGCGGTTGAGGAGGTCGCCGTGGCGGTTCTCCTCGGTGGCCCAGCCGCGCAGCCAGCGCGCCCAGGGGAGGCCGCTGTCGCCGGTGTCGTCGGCGATGCCGTCCGTGCGGTTCCCCATGCTCTGGTACGACGGCAGCGCCTCCTCCGTGACCATGTTGCCCACCAGGCACACCAGGACCTCGTCCGGCACGCCCGCGGCGCCCAAGCGCAGCTCGCACAACCCCTCCGTGAAGGCCGACAgagcctcgtcctcctccggagCGCCGGCGGAGCACGGCAGGAAGTCGTGCGGCTGCCACGAGGACTCCACCGGGTTCAGCAGCGGGAGCATGTTCTCCGCCACCCACCCGTTGAGCGACCGGACGATCTCCACCTGCTCCCGCGGCACTGGCGCTGGCGCGCACTCGCCGTAGTCGATGCTTCTTGGCGGAGCCTCCGGCGGTGCAGCTGCTGCCGCGACCAATCTCCTTCTATTCAAACAGCAAGTTAGAAGAATTAACAATGGAACGTATCCTGCGCGCGCGCAAGTTGCAGCTGCTAACCTAGGATTTGCAGGGCAAAGGATCCGCGTAGCTCTTGTCGACCTCGTGCTGCTCTTGTCGGAGAAGCGGAGCTTCCCGGACACACATGCTGCTACACCTAGCGTCACCATCGATGGCCAATATTACACTAGTTTTGTTGGTTGTTGTTGGCTTCGTTGCTGAATGAATGCCTGAATCTTTGAATGATTCTAGACTTGCATACGCACACATATATGGGAAGGGAATATTGAACACACCGCATCTAGCAATTCCCATGAATGCGCTCCAATGTTAAGACAAGAGCTACGCAAATTTATAGTTTCGGCAAGTACTCTTCCTTCAATGGATTGCAGAAGGGGTAGGTGATCCCGGAGAAGCGATTCGGTCTGTCCACGGTTAACTCGATTTTTAGGACTTTTTCTTCAGTTAACTCTTCACTTGCACTAATTGGGTTTTGGGATAAAGTACACGAGGAATAAAAAATCTGAAGGCAgcaagagagggaggaggagacagTGGTTGTTGGTACTCTGGGAGTGGTTGGCATCAGAGCTATTCACTTGATTGTTTTGCATGTTTGGTTTTGACGGCCCTGGGTGCCGCTTGCAATGTTCTAAACTTTGTTAGCCCTGAACTGTTAGCTTCGTTTTGGTTTTGGGTGCATTCTTGCTAGTGCGTGCGGCAGCCGGCTAAGTATGTCAAAAACTCGATGTGGTGTGAACTCTTTCTCCGTTCCGTTAAGCCTTGTCTGACACTTGTGTTTTCTAGTGTTTTTAGAGTTTTATCGTTCTTAAATTAAATTCGAAAACACGGGAAACCCAAATGAACGAGTATTGGGTGAACACAAAAGGCGGAGCCAGAAATTTAGAATAGAGGTGACCAAATGCACCAAATAATGTTAGGAGGGGTCAAAGCGCATGGACCAAATAGTGATGGATTGGAGAAAAGTTGCTCGTGCTTGACAGTTGACACACAGTTACGATGGAGTTCCCCATTTTCGGCCTCCCACCTGCCTACCACAGGCCACTGATCGCCATTTTGGATGCAGGGGACGGCCGGCCTCTGATCGCCATTTTGGGTGCAGGGGACGACCGGCCTTTGTTCGCCATTTTGGATGCAGGGGACGGCCGGCCTTGGATGATTGCTGTCCGTGAACACATTGCAAATGGCAGGTCCGACATCTATTATACCATTAGGCAAAAAGAAGGCGAGAGCAGTCCCAACCGTTGGCGGATGGAGAAGATAATTTCATTAGACAAAATAGCCTACTAAAACGTCTTAGGGCCCCattgattcaaaggaatttcATAGGAAATTTGAAGGGTTCTATTCGGGCTTATTCGGTTTGCAGGAATTTTAAAGAATTTTTACAGGATTTCAAAccttatgatttttttctatATGTAGCATTCGTTTCATAAGAATTAAGGCGCTAGATTCCTAAGGATTGGTCCCAAATTGACCTAAATCCTATAAGTATTCTACACATTAGGTTGGACCTCATTTAAGATTCCTAAGAACTGAAGTGTGCAAGATTTGAAACCACAGGAATGTTTTCTATGGGCTAGTTTGCATGCTATTCCAAAGAAAAAATTTCATGGGGTCCAACCTCATGAAAAATTTCCTTTATCTCCATGTCAACTATGATTAGCACATAATCCATTAAGCAAATCCTGCATTTTCCTGTAgtgcaatcaaacaacttGTACTacacattcatgtattttgaATTTCCATAAGGGCTTATTCGGTTCATAAGATTTTGAATCACGGGAATATGAAAAGTAGAGAATTGGAATGTCATGCGCACTTCAATACTTAGGATCCTTGAAATTAGGCCAATTTTGACATAATCCTTAGGAATACAACATCTTCATTCCTATGAAACGAATGGCACACATTGGAAAATCCTAAGGGTTGAAATCCTGTAAAGATTATACACAATTCCTCTAAACCGAATAGGGCCTAAGATTCAACATGTCATGACATTCAAATTCTACATTTGTCCTATTCTCGTGTTTTTGAAATCCTGCGAATCAGAGAGGCCTAGGCTCATTTGGTTCAAATGAAACCAgaacagagaaaaaaagagagagaaacttAGGATTGCCATAGGGTGGCACATGCTATCCTAAGGAATTGTCCAACTTCATTCCTATGGAAAAAAAGGTTGGACCTAATGTTCAATTTCCTGCAAAAACAAAGGAATTCATCAAGAATTGGGATTCTCTCCCCTTTCCCCCCTGGCGCTATGCCGTCAGGGAGTTGGCCGCGGTCGTGGTTGAGCAAAAACTGGCGGCGTTTGGTGGCCGAAATCCTCGTGGTGGCCGGAGGGCGGTTGCTGCGGAGATGGTCGCTGGCGACTCCTCGAATAAGCTCGAAGGTTGTGGAGTTCCTGATCTGCAGGGAATCTTGtggccttcttcttgccgCTGGAATCACCATGGTGGTGGTTCTCCGACGAGGAGATGGCAGCAAGATGGAGTTCTCGAATCGTGGTCGACATCAGCGGCAGCCACGTGGCGGAGCTACGGCGTCGGCAGACGGCCGCTGGCTCCCACCTTGTTGCTGCATCCTCAGGCCAAGGGAGGCCACCCCTTTTCCTCCTGGCCAACACGCCAAATAAGAGGCAGTTCAACGTCCAATTGGTGGCCATGGAAGCTTGTTGTGGCAGCCTCATCATCCCAAGTGGTGAAGTCCCCGGCGATGGCAAGGTGATCTACGATTGGTTGTTGAGGACCCGATtgcatttcttcttctttgttcgGGGTCCTTTCTGCAAAATCCAAGAACTTGTGTGTAATTTTAGATCTTTAGGGAGTCTGCCTGTAATTTGTGCTAAGTTCACTACTAATGAACAAATTTTGGGATCCTTATGGATCctatttttacaaaaaaaacccATAGGAATTCAATGAGATTCTTAAGAATCAGCTTGCTTGTTTTCTACGAAACGAATGCATCTACAGTGAATTTTTCTTTGGAATTTTGAATCCTTTACGGCTTATTCGGTTTACAGGATTTTGAAATCATAAGAACAGAAAAAGTAGAGAATTGAGATGTCATGGGCCCTTCGATCCTTAAGAATTTTCCATGAGGTCTCACCTAATGTGTAGACTCATTTGGAATTAGGTCAATTTGGGCTAAACCTTAGGAATCTATGATCTCATTTTCCGTGCAACGAATGCTACATATGGGCAAAATTCTTAAGGGTTAAAATCCTGTGAAAATCTTACAAACCGAATGAGCCCTTAGATTTTCTACTCCGTATAAAATTCCTTTGAAACGAATGATGCCTAATATTGTGAACTAGAGGCAGTAGTTGATACTTTGATACTACCAGTATTATCTTGGATATTGCTTAGAGCCGGCCGGCCAAGCCCGTTTCCCCTTCGTCAAAACTCGAATGGCATGATCTCCTCTAGCACGGTAGCATCTACGAGACAGATAAACCGGTTCTGAATGTTCAAATTTCTTGAAGCCGTTGAGGTAAACCGTAAACATTGCATCGCCTTCTAATTTCTTCTACAAACTGACTTGGTCACGCAGCCCATGCAATGGGCCATTGACTTTTGAAGGCCAATTCAGTTTTGTTGGAGAGAACCTGCCCCAGATTCCCGATCCAGCAAGAGCAAAGCCATTTCGTTCCTCCACGCCGCCGACGACCGGGCAGGAAATGGACTCGCCGGCGGTTACCGACGACCTCCTGGCGGAGATCTTCCTCCGCCTGCCCACCGCAGCAGATCTCgtccgcgcctccgccgcctgcgtCTCCTTCCGCCGGCTCGTCACCAGCCGCTCCTTCCTCCGGCTCTTCCGCTCCCTCCACTCCCCTCCCTTCCTCGGCTTCCTCAACCACAACGGCTTCCACCCCGCCCTTCCGCCCCACCCCTCCGCACCCGCCGCCCGCGAtgtctccctcgccgccgacttCTCCTTCTCATTCCTCCCCTTCCACGACACCTGGATCGTGCGGGACGTCCGCGATGGTCGCGTCCTCCTCGACCGCGTCCCCAAGGACGGCGCCGGCAAGGAGTCCCCGGTGTTCACGGAGCTCGCGGTGTGCGACCCCTTGCACCGGCGGTGCCTCCTGCTTCCCCAAATCCCCCACGACCTAACCGCTGCGGTGGAGCATCCGCTCCGCGTGGAATTCGAGCGCTGGTGCGAGCCCTTCCTGGTTCCTCCCGGCGCcagcgaggaggagacggaggAGACGTCGTTCGGAGTGATCTGGATGGCACAGTGCAAAACAAAGCTGGtggccttcctcttctcttcgaGCATCGGAGAATGGCGAGCCATCGCCTCCCAGGGTTGGGACGATTTGCTACTGGGCACGGGTGTGTCCACGATGTCGTCACGAAGCCCTGTGTTCTTCGGTCGCCAGTATGCTTGCGGCTACTTCTACTGGGTGATGGATTGGAGGGAAAAATTGCTCGTGCTTGACACAGTTAAGGAGGAGTTCTCCATTATCAGCCTCCCACCTGACTACCGCAGGCCACCGATCGCCATTGTGGATGCAGGGGAAGGCAGACCTGGGATGATTGCTCTCCGTGAAAACATCGCAGATGGCACATCTGAACTCTATTATACCATTAGGCAAAACGAAGGTGAGACTCCCAACCATTGGCAGATGGAGAAGATAATTCCATTGGATTCTGGGTACCGGTACTACATAAGAGGTGCGACAGAGAGGTACTTGCTCCTGCTAAGGTCAGAAGATGAGCCCATAAGCTCATCGCTGGAAATGCCAGACTTGGAGTGCTTCTCACTGGACATCAAGACGTTGCAGCTTGAGAGGGTATGCAGGTTGAAGCATCACATCCTGAGTGCGCACATATATACCAACTTCCCGCCCTCGCTGTCATCACAGACATTATGAAGTGGTAAACATTCTATTTCATCATAGTATAGTAGAGATAATGCTTCCCTGTATGGTTATCACTTATCACACAGCTTGTATAATGCTTGATAGTTGATAGTTCATTTTTGTAATTAGTAGATCTTGTTTAATTGGTTGTGGGTTTTTTCCTGAGCTTGTGGGAGAACTAATGTAATTCAGGAGTGATATTATTTACCTGTCTGTTCCGCAGTTGTGATATATATTTGTCATTTTTAGTAGATAATCGGACAACTAAACTAGTAAAAGCAAGGTTCGTTTACACCATAGATTGGAGAGTAGCATATCTATCCACCACTTGAAGACCTTGCAGGATCACAAAAGCACTAGACCTTTTGTGTGTGACAATtataagaaaaggtgaaaggATAGTGTTGCTCTTGCCAGAGAAGTGAGAAGAAGTAAATGTAACTATACTGGGGGTTTATATCCTTATATGTCTGGCATCCTGTGATTTAACCTTGACAATCACGATAAGAAAGATATATGGGCGGAGAGCCTCTGCAATTTGGCTCCTGAAGATGTAGGCACGCTGCTGAACCTCTTAAACTAAGCTTTGTATCTTCTTCCTTGGATATGCTTGCTTTTCCTCAGTAGATCATGTGTCGCCTGGGCTCCAACAAAATGACAACTGTTTTGGAGATGCAAGTTAAAGTCAAATTTATATTTGAACCTTTTGAGATTGAAATAATTTATATTCCTGTTAAGTGTTAAGCCTGACTTATCTTGTCCGCTTTTACTGTTGATAGATATAGAGACTGAACCATAACTCTGAAAAGTATCAGTAATCAATCTCCTGTGATCCTGCAAGGTCTTTTGTGTGTGACATTCAAGTAGCACTctgaagtagtgaatcgaagtagtgaACTTCACTAATTGTTTACTTGACTTGCCATTCAAGTAGCACTCTGAAGCCATTTATGTTGAAATCAGCCTCTCAAGTTCAATTAgagaggtggaggaggcacCTAGATTTTTACCAACACAGTTTAACTTTGGACTCACCTGAATATCTGTCCTGAAATCCCAATGGCAGAAGACACACTtctagttcttttttttgaagaacttATAGCTTGTTGTTTGTCTCTACCAATTTCGTGAAATCCACTACATGAAGCTGCCAATCTTGTATGCCTACGTTTATGATTCATTTCTTTGTGGCTCCAGCTATGTCTTCCTACTTGATTGCATAATAATTACAATTACTAAATTTGACTGGTTGCAGTTGCATTTTTCAAATTCAGTTGAGATCAATCAGTGGGGATATATACAAACGTATCCCCTTATCCATGTTTTTCGGAAATTGCCATGTCACGGTATCCCCGTATCGCGTATCGGATACGTATCCACGTACCCGTGTTTCCTAGGCTAAAATAAACCAATCTGAAGGTGATTTTGCCTGTGGTGTTATTTTAAGTACTGGTATTTATGTCAGCCaagttacaacttacaagtgCTTTTTCTCATGATAACTTTACTAATCGCTCTTATATTTAACTTCATATAGGACTTGTAAATTGTTCATGTTTGCACATCTGCAGTTTGAGCTGAAAATTTTTGACAATTCTGTGACTTGTTGTCTTCTTTTTGTGTAGGATTCAGTGGAGTTGTGTTCACCAGTCAGAGCAACCATTTAAGTCCAGAAACTGAAAGTGATTGCTGTGATCTTGCTCTATGAGCCGTTCTCTGTTAGATTGTGTACCAGATTGCAGTGCAGCTATCGATAAACGTTCGA
This is a stretch of genomic DNA from Brachypodium distachyon strain Bd21 chromosome 1, Brachypodium_distachyon_v3.0, whole genome shotgun sequence. It encodes these proteins:
- the LOC100843410 gene encoding uncharacterized protein LOC100843410 encodes the protein MDSPAVTDDLLAEIFLRLPTAADLVRASAACVSFRRLVTSRSFLRLFRSLHSPPFLGFLNHNGFHPALPPHPSAPAARDVSLAADFSFSFLPFHDTWIVRDVRDGRVLLDRVPKDGAGKESPVFTELAVCDPLHRRCLLLPQIPHDLTAAVEHPLRVEFERWCEPFLVPPGASEEETEETSFGVIWMAQCKTKLVAFLFSSSIGEWRAIASQGWDDLLLGTGVSTMSSRSPVFFGRQYACGYFYWVMDWREKLLVLDTVKEEFSIISLPPDYRRPPIAIVDAGEGRPGMIALRENIADGTSELYYTIRQNEGETPNHWQMEKIIPLDSGYRYYIRGATERYLLLLRSEDEPISSSLEMPDLECFSLDIKTLQLERVCRLKHHILSAHIYTNFPPSLSSQTL